GCATGTCGTGCACGTGCACCACGTCGGCCCGGCGTACGGCGGCCCACGCGTGCCGCAGCAGCGATGGGCCGAAGATCGGGAACGGGATGCCGCGCCGCTCGAACCAGTTGGCCACCCGCATCCGGCGCACCACGACCCCGTCCTCGACGGTGCGACCCACCCGGCCGGGCGAGGCGCTGGTCAGGACCTCCACGCGGTGCCCCCGGGCCGCCAGACCGCTCGCCACGCGCTGCGCCACGACCTCGAGACCGCCCACGTGCGGGGGATAGAAGTGGGCAAACACCGCGATTCGAAGGCCACTCGGTCGGCTGTCCAAATCTTTACTCTACTGGCGCGTAACGTCGGCCACATCGGGCTCGTTGCCCTCCCGACACCACCAGACATGGGAGTGACGGGGGTACTTGCGACATGACGTTCACGCTACCGGAGCAGCACTCGCGCGGCAGGGGCTCGCAGATCCTCGGCTCCACCGACGCGCCGTCCGCGGCCCCCGCCCCGGAGGCCGACGAGCCGATCTGGGCCGGCTACCGCGTCGCCGCCATCGTGCCGTGCCACAACGAAGCGCTGAGCATCGGCAAGGTGGTCCGCGACCTCAAGCGGCACGTGCCCGGCATGGTCGTCTACGTCTACGACAACTGCTCCACCGACGCGACCGCCGAGGTCGCCCGTGAGGCCGGCGCGGTCGTGCGCCACGAGTCGATGAAGGGCAAGGGCAACGTCGTGCGCCGCGCCTTCGCCGACATCGACGCCGACATCTACCTCATGGTCGACGGCGACGACACCTACGACGCCGCGGCGGCCCCCGACATGATCCGCGCCCTCATCACCGGCCACCACGACCACGTGCTCGGCATGCGCGCCCCGGTCGAGGAGGGCGCCTACCGCCCCAACCACGAGCTGGGCAACCGGGTCCTCAACGCCGTCGTCGGCACGGTCTTCGGCACCAACGTCGGCGACATGCTCAGCGGCTACCGCGTGTTCTCCCGCCGCTTCGTCAAGAGCTTCCCCGCGGTCTCGAAGGAGTTCGAGATCGAGACCGAGCTGACCGTCCACACCCTGTCGCTGCGCACCCCGACCGTCTCGCTGCCGGTCGGCTTCAAGGACCGCTGCGAGGGCAGCGAGAGCAAGCTGCGCACCTACCGCGACGGCTTCCGCATCCTCAAGCTCATCGCCGACCTCGCCCGCCACGAGCGCCCGCTGGCGTTCTACGGCGTGCTCGCCTCGATCAGCCTGGTGCTCTCGATCGTGTTCGCGGTGCCGGTCCTCGCGACGTACTTCGACACCGGCATGGTGCCGCGCCTGCCCACGCTGGCCGTCTCGATCGGCCTCGGCGTCATCGCCTGCCTGGAGATGACCGCCGCGCTGATCCTCGACGGGATCCGCAAGACCCGCCACGAGCTGAGCCGGCTGTCCTATCTTCAGCACCGGGCGGTCAACCCCGTCTGAGGGGCCACTCCCCTCCCGGCCAGGAGGGAGCCCGGGTGTCCGCACCGATCCGCGTCGCGCTCGTGACGCCGTACTTCCCGCCCAGCGTGGGAGGCCTCGAGCGCTACACCCACCGCGAGGCGCTGGCCCTGCGCGACGACCCGGACTTCGAGGTCGTCGTCGTCACCACCGGCACCTCGCGGCGCACGTCCGTCGCGGAGGAGGACGGCGTCACCGTCGTCCGGCTCGCCCCGTGGCTCAAGGTGTCCAACAGCCCGGTCAACGGCTGGTGGCCCGTGCAGCTGCGCCGCCTGCTCGCCCACCACCGCATCGACCTCGTGCACGCCCACGCGCCGACGCCCTACCTCGCCGACGTCGCGGCGTACGTCGCCGGGCGCCGCCCGGTCGTCCTCACCTACCACTCCGGGTCGATGGTCAAGGGCGTCGGCGGGGCGGTCGACGCCCTGCTGACGACCTACGA
This genomic window from Nocardioides marmoribigeumensis contains:
- a CDS encoding glycosyltransferase encodes the protein MTFTLPEQHSRGRGSQILGSTDAPSAAPAPEADEPIWAGYRVAAIVPCHNEALSIGKVVRDLKRHVPGMVVYVYDNCSTDATAEVAREAGAVVRHESMKGKGNVVRRAFADIDADIYLMVDGDDTYDAAAAPDMIRALITGHHDHVLGMRAPVEEGAYRPNHELGNRVLNAVVGTVFGTNVGDMLSGYRVFSRRFVKSFPAVSKEFEIETELTVHTLSLRTPTVSLPVGFKDRCEGSESKLRTYRDGFRILKLIADLARHERPLAFYGVLASISLVLSIVFAVPVLATYFDTGMVPRLPTLAVSIGLGVIACLEMTAALILDGIRKTRHELSRLSYLQHRAVNPV